The genomic interval cttctgtatatctatctgtatactctgtctatatactctgtctgtatacactgtatgttatggtaatatgAAACATGgaatactataactctgtattactgttctgtataaaactataatataaaATACCGATctgagtatctgtatacatgtatatgtatatatacgtatatatctgtttcatgaactattcatataaaagctgCATATGCATATACttttctctgtgaatataaatctatatcggTATATTCTGTGTAAACCCACATACTGGAAGAagctatataaactgtatatattgTTATTAACTGTGTACTCAGTATAGTtatgatacatcacaaaactatataaatccttttatctcatgaaaatctactcagaccacacaaacatttaactcatattctgtataaactaaataataaactgataggaatatatgtctataaaatctctgaaaactttataaaaattcctagcatagcatatttctcttacctcaactttgaaaagcccctataaaattctggctctatacccgcagggttcctaacccaacatcctgaaaacgcaatctctcataacaaaacatcagtatttcttagtctatatcatttcctataactgtcaagaagtcaaaaactgaataaaaagtcttaccctggatttgggatgaattccaactctgttttcccgacgatctgctccggcggATTTGCATAGAACTCCGCCAGGATCTTCAGATCATCTATCCAATGAGtggtggggccaaaatcgaagagaaaagggagagggaaacgtagggagagagaggaaagagagagcgGCGCGAGAAATGATAAATATCCCGGTTTCCCTCCTTTTATActgtcagattcgtcgacgagacacgtcacctcaccgacgagtctttcataaaattcgtcgacgaagccctgtattcgttgacgaaattcagatcAGCCAGAAaactctcttggtattttctcgtcgacgaagccctgtattcgtcgacgaggtctacggtctccttctgtttctgtatctattttctctcccttttattattaaaatgctattattctttgtGTCACTACAGCgtgaatgttgtaattctttcaatcataaaaacaacacaaattggaagttaaataaacaaaagcctaatttgttcttgggctttcgaccgaaagggagtacgttggttaatcaatttttttacgAAAACCGCTAGGGAGTACATTGagtggttaacaacccaaaacctattagctgaaaatttatttaaattttgattttgaaaaagggattggatgttattttaattttcaattcaaaggtcaactacaagacttgcacattcataaactGGGTTGCTAAATATTGCAAAGCTAATactaattacttgtatggtgtttttTTGGCTTGAATAATtattcaattggttgtgtatgttgtggttgcggattgaatagttgaagtaagtgtttgtgtggattgcctaatcaacaagaatataagaagtttttaaaagattgtaaaaaattaagaacttataaaaagactcttaggaattttaaataacccaattcaccccccctcttgggactacaccttaggtttcaccTCCCATGTCATCGGTTATAttgagttagaactcagtgatgctttggcttatgaggaagccccagtgcagattctggatatgaaggaacaagaattacgcagtaaaagaattccattagtaaaggtcctgtggaggaatcacgcagtggaaaaagcttcttgggagctcgaggaagagATACAATAGAAATACTAGCATTCGTTAGGCGGGGAATAGCAGTAATCAGGAAgagatacaagtagatatgtaatgtttcttttgcaggttagtcagtgcATGTAATAGTCCTTttggtagtagatagtattttagttgtgggagaattttattttataggtatttgtaatctcttagaaccctgaatgtaaccacggtattcctctgctataagtgagggtaagtaataaaataagtaactcATTTTCTTTAAGGGATCACATAgctcaaatagtaaatttcaagaatgaaatttttataaggagaggagaatgtagagacctgaagaattatactatttaaataacaaaagagggagaaaaggaaattttaaaggggaatCATAGCAgaatctcgtcgatgaatgcgaagagttcgtcgacgaagtggcttatttagatcgtcaacgaagacacgtgtctcatcgacaaggaatTACCGAAAGGGTTATTTCAGGATTTGAAATTCTTCAacgatgaataagtgttcgtcgacgaactctctacttgacctcgtcgacgaagtgacgtgtctcatcaacgaaggtaGGTGTATAAATAGTCCAAACTTGGATTTCCAACGTGAAATTTTGCATGTAgcctttttttctctctctacattttGTCATCTACCCCTTCTCTCGAGTTTTTCGCCCCCGTTCTTCACCGGTTTGACGATTGGAAGCTGCCACGTCACTCCttggaagattctcttcacatctgtTGGAGTGATTTGTAAGTCAgaccaacttgggaaccatcctaaaatttgggtatgATAGTTAATCTCAACTTTATTGGGTGTTTTTGGATTGAGGAGAATATGCTATGaaagaaaatactaaagttttgttaggaaaaattttagggtgttgtgctagGAACACTGCAGATGTAGGAATTAGGGGTTTTGTAGGCTtttcagtaagccaagtaaggggataaactaagttagaaattctcatgaaattatttattattttacaacattaaatttcaggaaaatacgtatattatataattatgtttgggaaatactgttatgaacagagatatgttttaaacgcattttatcaaaaaaatatggttttgggaacaAATTTTACATTCAGTAGATTAcctatttctgtgtggcatgagtttaaatttccatataattatgtTTGTCTGAATAATATGCTTTTCTTGGATCAAGTATAATATAATAGTTTTCAAGGCAATTATGaaacaatacaggaaccatgaCTTTACATATTAAACaatatagaaaaattatgttcagtatattaagATATGCTagtgcagatgtcgtgattcatgttatgttatgtcggcACATATGTcgagattcatgttggcgcaaatgtcataatcatgtatgataagataaaatttatgaaatacgaaatagttatgtttagtatatgaaacatattatatgttatcagaacccagatggtaTGATTTAATGCAATTTCAGGAGCAcaataccgtaactatatgttcagaattatgatagtgctaccacacgaccagtagtgtgggagatagcagtcgatgtgactttagtgtagagtggagtagttcCCTTGGCAGTCCGAGACCAGGAGGGACatacccatcgtacttacagacttatgattgatctagcatggtcggtaagccattgttaggtctcgccttcgggctgcacaacctaatcatgtgggggtaaaacatgacatcggctaactatccatcctgggtgttatttcaaTATTGTACGGTTATATAAGATAATTTTCATATATAGAAATCTAatatgctttattatgatatgacaatcatgttttactcagttccaCTACAGACAGATTTTATGAAATATGCTTATTAAATTGTCaaatgtataacacgaaaatactcataacgccacacactgatattagtttatttcctttactgagaggtgtctcaccccaactatataaacattcagATTTTcagaattattattatattaaatataaaaaaaattatattgtaaATTAGACAGGTCATTACAAAGAATATCTCTCTATACCCACTTCACCTTTGCCAGAGGATTTAATGTGCATATAGTATACATCCACGTTGGCAACATTTGATATAAAAGATCttaatctccaaaaatatttgcaattgcCAATAGCTTCCAGCGCCATACCTTTTTGTACGATACATATTGATACTTCGACCTCATGTGTGCCTATAAAGCGGTAATTGAAGCGCCAACATTACTCTTTATAATTTCGTTACTTCATCTGCAACTAAGGATGACTTCAATTTTGGGTTTTGTGAAAGAATCTCATTAATGCAGGTATGGGAACTCGTTGATTGTATAATTTCAAATAGTCCATGTTTTTGGCATCGGCAAGCACAACCTCTAGGCATAACTTGATTTTGCATTGCACCTAACAACCCATGTTGTTAGGATTGATTGTACAATCTTGAAGTCCTCTAGGCATGGCTTGATTTTGCATTGCACCTAACAATCCATGTTGTTAGGATTGATTGTAAGTTGTGGTATGTTTGGGCATGAGGGATGTATACAGTGTATCAACTCATCCTTTATGTAAAAATTAGACCCtcataaaattttgaaacatCATCCCTGCCCTTAAGAGAACTCTCAAATTAGGTTGTGATTCATCAGCTTTAATGTCGACCATGTAGACTATTGGTGGCACATCATGTACCTGTCTCTCTCCTAGAGCTATGCTTTGAAAAGGCAAGACAATTTCTTCATGCTCAACCACATAATCATATACCCACCACCCACCTCGTTTGACCCCTCTTTGCTTATTTCAACTCATCTCGATAAAAATCAACACTACCTACTTCTATAAATTGTCTTATATATGGGTacttttattttgatttaaaaataataattattaattaatatattttattttattattttttcataaactcattaatatggaacctcagaaaattgaatACAGTTTGTATTATATTTGTCTCAATGCACATGGATTCAAATTTACATAGAGGATGAGTGGGTGGGAAGGAGCTCAAGAGCTTGAATGGTTGGTCAGAGCTCCTCTTAATAAAGACACGATTTcaaaatattgaaaatcctatGGAAGGATACACTAAATTAACATGGTTGcttcaaatttcaaaatatttttcttcatctgttaatttttttctttaaaaaaattatctaaaaacaaatacaaaagcATAATTATTTATTAGAAACAAAACAGAGATTTTTGGAGCTGCCATATGACTAAATTTATGACTTGCACCTGATAGATAAGACAGAGTGCCCTAAATTTCAACTCAATACAAGAAATTAGAAATCGAGTCAGGGCGATCGGCGATGCTCAGATGATGTAATCCGACCACTCCGAAATGAAGGAAGTGTGATCCATCGATTCTCCCGGCACGTCTTCGTGCACCTTCGGCCGCTCCTTCCCTCCCACCAGCCTCGCCGGACTCCCCACCGCCGTCGTCCAAGGCGGCACATCGCTCAGCACCACCGACCCCGCCCCGATCTTCGCCCCCTCCCCGATCTTCACATTCCCCAGCACTGTCGCCCCCGCCCCGATCAACACCCCGTCGCCGATCTTCGGATGCCGGTCGCCGACCGTCTTCCCGGTGCCCCCCAGCGTCACCTGATGCAAAATCGAAACATTGTTCCCCACCACCGCCGTCTCGCCGATCACCACCCCCGTCGCGTGGTCCAGCAGCACTCCCTTCCCCATCGTCGCCGCCGGATGCACGTCAACGGCGAACACGTCGGCGATCCGCGACTGGAGCGCGAGCGCGAGCGGCCGGCGCGACTGGGCCCAGAGCTTGTGCGCGACTCGGTGGGCCTGAATGGCGAGAAAGCCCTTGTAGTTGAGGAGGCAGTGGGAGAAAGAGGTGCAGGAGGGGTCGCGGTAGCGGGCGGCGCGGAGGTCGGCGACGACGGCGGATCGGAGGGAGCTGTCGGAGGAGAAGGAGTTGAGGAAGAGGTCGTAGAGGAGGGTGGAGACGAGAGTGGAGGAGGAGAGCTTGTTGCCCAAATGGAAAGAGAGAGAACGAGGGAGGGAGGAGTGGGAGAGAATGGTGGAGTAGAGGTAGCTGGCGAGGGCGGGTTCGGATTCGGCGTCGCGGCGGGCTTCGGCCTTGATTTGGGACCAGACCCAGGCTTCATCGTCGTAGGCGGCGTCGGTCGTCGGCGACGGAGGATGGTGCTCTTGGGTGGGCATTGTGATGAGAAGTTAGATGATGAATCGAAGATGGGCGAAATGGAGAGGTTGGATGGGGATTTTGTACTGGTTAATTGTCGTGAAGGACAAGAACTGTAGGAGGAGTACGTGGTCACGCTAGCAGTAGCAGCAATGATGAAGAATGTGGAAGGAGGCAATTCACGGGTGGGGTAGGAGGGAAGGCAGTGGATAGGGTTGCGGACTTTTCATGCGGGGAAAGTAACTATCAACTTGGATTTGAATTCCACTTCTTGGCTTTCAATGTTGCATATAGGGTAAtcaattatataattttttttttttaaagtatttaaCGACCAAGTTAAATTTTGATCGCCTTCCATTGATAatcaattatatatttttttttctaaaaaattaattaataaaaatatctaATGATCAACTTGGATTTGGATACACTATTGGCTTCCAATGACCGGAGTATAGCATAATCAACtatataatttttgtaaaaaaatctaATTAGTGAAAAtataattaagttggatttggatTTACTATTGGCTTCCAATGATTGGAGTATagcataattaattatataatttttttaaaaaattaatgttttaatttaaataataattaaacttATTTGACTGtgttccatatatatatatgcaaaagtcTTGGGCATACCACATCAACATCTTCCTCCAAACATGTCACATGATTTTCTTATGCACGTTAAAGTAAATGTGATTAATTCCCTAGATTGCATCTTAAGAAATTTTAGTCAATCCTCTTCTACGAATTGTTAGGAACTTCATTTTGACTTAGGCATTGGTTTCATATAAGTTTTGTTAGATAACATTGTTTTAATAgtgttgcgggataaaaatggCGATGACCTGCAAGACTATTTTCCGACTTTTGAggacctgaaaaggatgaaaataaagcaaacttggaggacccgaggtatACTCTAAGGGGTCACTTCGATGCCTAAGAGGTCGAATGCAACAGTAAGATtgtgtgaattacggtgttatcccaaaaggagagggtgaattgggtattttcaaaagattatgatctttaagatctaattttgaaaaactttcaattacaaactttcaagttacctaacaatgaggttaatgtttcacaattaatcaatttaatatgtgtctttgtcaagcaaacacttttacccaattactcacagatgtaacaagtgttcaacacataTAAAATGCACAattaatttaaatacaatgcagaaattaaaatgaagttaagggtaagagagatgcaaacacgattttatgaatttcagccaactcgacctacgtccttgccttgagcaactcactcaatgattccactaaatctctactcctttaaccgggacgaaacttcccttacaatccactgcttataagaggtacaactttcttctactccgctgcttacaagaaaaacaattttctcctcaaactcggttcacagcccgaaccgtgattacaatatagaattacaattatgcaaaactcaatattacttctaaccaagctagtgagtataatagaaaatcctaacacattttcatatgataaaatttaaagTTTAGTATATATGTAATGAtgtaattgttatatgaatgGTATACTTCAAAAATTActctttaatcaatatctcccaaaaattgattttttaaaaataaaaactttggagaTCTTAACGTTTAATTTCAAAAGACTTTATGCAAGAActgaaaataagatcctttaaaaTAAACATTATTTTAACTCACTCTTAgtggacccggggtgtactccggggggtcACTCCGATGCTCAAGTAAGGGAATGCTTCCAAGAGGTCGAATGTAATAATAAGATTAggttaagagtgagttaccttGGCTTGTTTGCATCACCCTTCTTTATAGTTGTGAGGTTTGACCCTTGGGGTGATCCATCATTATAACACGGGGGTGTGGATTGCTCTAGAGGTTTAAAGAGCCAGCGTGGATCACTCTAGGCATTTAAGGCGCCAGCGTGGATCTCTCCCTTCACTATTGGATTAGAGCTAATTGCTCCTGCCAGAGGATTTGACTTGGGTAGTGATTGCTTGGTTTTGACTTCGTTTTATAAAttgatatatttagggtatatcaaaTAGGTAAGTAACTTCATCAAATCTTGACTACAATTAAAAAGCCGTGGATTCAAGTTGTAGAAAGAATATATCTCAGATATATTTCCTTATAGTTACACACTTTCactaaattcttttaattttttttctatgtaAGAGTTTTGATCGTCTTAGAGAGGGTTTCAATCCCATAGTCAACAATGGTAGATCGATCTATGTGCTCATTGTGGCAGATGAATACAATCCATTGTCACAAAGGACTTACAAATTTTTCGATATAGGTGTATGGGAGGAGACAAGTGCATCATCCACCTCCTTTGTGATTGCTCAAAAGCTAAGGAAATATGGCTTATGTGTCCCCACCTTTCCAACCAACCTATATTTTTTCTCACATCCACTTCCAATTTAGTTCAAAGGAAACATCACAAGTCGctaaacacatccatatacaatcaACACATAAAGGTTATCATCATCAATTATTAGGTTATATGAAGAGCCCATGATGCGTAAGTACCAATAGGTAACTGTTCATCCACCTTGGCCATATTCTAGAAATTAATAGGCCAACCATTGAATGTAATGAATTCTTTAGCACTATTATAAAGGCACGAAAGATAAGCTACAAGTACAACTACATAAAATGACATCATCCTTGCATAATGATTGAGCCAtaatattacaattattttgCACTATAATTTACATCAATCACAGTTTTGCTTACttgtaattgatgaaattaggctataaaaaagaagaaaaaaaaaaaacatgtttaaatCTGGGTCTTAAGAAATGACTGTATTTTTCCTTTATTGTCTATTTTTCATAAAGCTGGAATTGGTTATAAAATGTTTGACACTTTTATAAACTTGAAACACAGTTTAACGCTTAAATTTTTCaggtatttattttattttgttttatttttcacaaatacaATTTTACCATTTCATTTTTTTATCTTCACATTAAAATGACAACAAAGTAGTGAAATTGGAAATTAGAAGCCCTTGCAACATTTTAGGAAATTGGAGGTCCCTGCGCATGTGCCCCAAACAGATTGAGGAGTCTCGGCTGAGGGAGAGGAGAGAATCAGGGAAGCATGTGCCAAGAGGTTGGAGGGAATCTCGGTTGGCTGGGGGGAGAAAAGGGAATGGGGAACTCCATGAGCGGTGGTTTTTGCTTGTTCGCAGACTGCTCCAGTCGAACAGCAGCGCCCAACTTCTTTCTCTTCATTctttcattttgattttattttgggTTTAATCTGGTTTTGGATTTCAGGAACAGTAGCACCGAAGCTCTCTTGCATCTTCCTtccttttcattttgattttattttttggtgGATTTCTCGCAGCA from Malania oleifera isolate guangnan ecotype guangnan chromosome 9, ASM2987363v1, whole genome shotgun sequence carries:
- the LOC131163974 gene encoding serine acetyltransferase 5-like yields the protein MPTQEHHPPSPTTDAAYDDEAWVWSQIKAEARRDAESEPALASYLYSTILSHSSLPRSLSFHLGNKLSSSTLVSTLLYDLFLNSFSSDSSLRSAVVADLRAARYRDPSCTSFSHCLLNYKGFLAIQAHRVAHKLWAQSRRPLALALQSRIADVFAVDVHPAATMGKGVLLDHATGVVIGETAVVGNNVSILHQVTLGGTGKTVGDRHPKIGDGVLIGAGATVLGNVKIGEGAKIGAGSVVLSDVPPWTTAVGSPARLVGGKERPKVHEDVPGESMDHTSFISEWSDYII